The following coding sequences lie in one Saccopteryx bilineata isolate mSacBil1 chromosome 5, mSacBil1_pri_phased_curated, whole genome shotgun sequence genomic window:
- the LOC136338412 gene encoding small ribosomal subunit protein uS13-like produces MSLVIPEKFQHILRVLNTNIDGQRKIAFAITTIRGVGRRYAHVVLRKADIDLTKRAGELTEDEVERVTTIMQNPRQYKIPDWFLNQQKDVKDGKYSQVLANGLDNKFREDLEQLKKIRAHRGLRHFWGLRV; encoded by the coding sequence ATGTCTCTAGTGATTCCCGAGAAGTTCCAGCACATTTTGCGAGTACTCAACACCAACATCGATGGTCAGCGGAAGATAGCCTTTGCCATCACTACCATTAGGGGTGTGGGGCGAAGATACGCTCACGTGGTGTTGAGGAAAGCAGACATCGACCTCACCAAGAGAGCAGGAGAGCTCACAGAGGATGAGGTGGAACGTGTGACCACCATTATGCAGAATCCACGCCAGTACAAGATCCCAGACTGGTTCTTGAACCAGCAGAAGGATGTGAAGGATGGAAAATACAGCCAGGTCCTGGCCAATGGTCTGGACAACAAGTTTCGGGAAGACCTGGAGCAGCTGAAGAAAATTCGGGCCCACAGAGGGCTGCGCCATTTCTGGGGTCTTCGTGTTTGA